One Persicobacter psychrovividus DNA window includes the following coding sequences:
- a CDS encoding deoxynucleoside kinase produces the protein MHIAVTGNIGSGKTTLSTKLAQHYGWVAEFESVADNPYLSDFYEDMPRWAFHLELYFLKSRFKQAVGIKEREETTVQDRTIDEGVNIFAKNLKDTNVLSDRDWDNYLALYGHMKNFISSPDLIIYLRANTPKLVKQIQKRGRDYEQTIPIKYLEDLNHHYEAWISQITGSKVLIFDVNEMDFEHVAEDFATITEAIDRELFGLFS, from the coding sequence ATGCACATTGCAGTTACTGGAAATATAGGATCGGGAAAAACCACGCTATCGACCAAGTTGGCGCAGCATTATGGTTGGGTTGCTGAATTTGAATCTGTTGCTGACAACCCCTATTTGAGTGATTTTTATGAGGACATGCCCCGATGGGCTTTTCACCTTGAATTGTACTTTCTAAAAAGCCGATTCAAGCAAGCCGTCGGCATTAAAGAGCGCGAGGAAACCACTGTGCAGGATCGTACCATTGATGAAGGTGTAAATATTTTCGCCAAAAACCTCAAAGACACCAACGTACTGAGCGACCGTGACTGGGACAATTATTTAGCCTTGTATGGTCACATGAAAAATTTTATCAGCTCCCCTGACCTGATCATCTACCTTCGGGCCAACACGCCCAAGCTGGTAAAACAGATTCAGAAAAGGGGCCGAGATTATGAGCAAACGATTCCCATAAAATACCTCGAAGACCTGAATCATCATTACGAAGCATGGATCAGTCAAATTACTGGATCAAAAGTCTTGATATTCGATGTCAATGAAATGGATTTTGAACATGTAGCGGAAGACTTCGCCACAATTACAGAAGCCATCGACAGAGAGCTCTTCGGTTTGTTTTCTTAA
- a CDS encoding deoxynucleoside kinase, with amino-acid sequence MHIAIAGNIGSGKTTLTKKLAKHYQWIPQFESVDDNPYLSDFYADMPKWSFHLQVYFLSKRYEQILDIRQGKDSIIQDRTIYEDAFIFARSLHEGGNLSDRDYENYMDLFKAMTRYIQAPDLLIYLKADIPKLVDQITRRGRDYESSIRIDYLQSLNTYYNSWIDNYKDGRLLVIDVNNMDYENRVEDFATIVDKIDIELNGLFS; translated from the coding sequence ATGCACATTGCAATTGCAGGAAATATAGGTTCAGGAAAGACCACCCTTACAAAAAAACTCGCTAAACATTACCAATGGATTCCGCAGTTCGAATCCGTTGACGACAACCCTTATTTGAGTGACTTTTATGCCGACATGCCTAAATGGTCTTTTCATTTGCAGGTGTATTTTTTGAGTAAAAGGTACGAGCAAATTCTCGATATCCGCCAGGGAAAAGATTCCATTATTCAGGATCGCACGATTTATGAAGATGCGTTTATCTTTGCCCGCAGCCTGCATGAAGGGGGAAATTTAAGCGACCGCGATTATGAAAATTACATGGATCTTTTTAAAGCCATGACCCGCTACATTCAGGCCCCTGACCTGCTCATTTACCTGAAGGCGGATATCCCTAAGCTGGTAGATCAGATTACACGCAGAGGGCGAGATTACGAAAGCTCGATCAGAATCGATTATTTGCAGTCGCTGAACACTTATTACAACTCGTGGATCGACAATTACAAAGATGGCAGACTGTTGGTTATTGATGTAAACAATATGGATTACGAGAACCGTGTGGAGGATTTCGCCACTATTGTTGATAAAATAGATATTGAACTTAACGGTCTATTCTCTTAA
- a CDS encoding bifunctional nuclease family protein, translating into MDKIKLDILGLSSSQSQSGSFALVLGEHHGNRRLPIIIGMFEAQAIAIEIEKIVPNRPMTHDLFKSIGNAFNFTVEEIIISELREGVFFAKIVCNDGLKNEEIDARPSDAIAIGLRFNAPIYTNETILKEAGIILTDEEEEGSEAASAAEDTAAPSEVKSEQPVEAPKQEASPSSPSSESHNPLKAYSLSKLNDLLDKAIRDEDYEKAAEIRDEINKRE; encoded by the coding sequence GTGGATAAAATCAAACTCGACATTTTAGGCCTCTCTTCCAGTCAATCACAATCAGGCTCTTTTGCCTTGGTATTGGGGGAGCATCATGGAAATCGACGACTGCCCATCATTATTGGTATGTTTGAGGCGCAGGCAATTGCGATTGAAATTGAAAAGATCGTTCCTAATCGTCCCATGACACACGACTTGTTCAAATCAATAGGTAACGCATTTAACTTTACGGTAGAAGAAATTATTATTTCTGAATTACGTGAAGGTGTTTTCTTTGCCAAGATTGTTTGTAACGATGGCTTGAAGAATGAAGAGATTGATGCACGGCCATCAGATGCCATCGCCATAGGTCTGCGTTTTAATGCACCGATTTATACCAATGAAACCATCCTTAAGGAAGCAGGAATTATTCTGACAGACGAAGAGGAGGAGGGCAGTGAGGCCGCTTCGGCAGCCGAGGATACTGCGGCCCCTTCAGAAGTGAAATCGGAACAGCCTGTTGAAGCTCCAAAACAGGAAGCTTCGCCATCATCGCCGTCCTCTGAGAGCCATAATCCTTTAAAAGCTTATTCGCTTTCAAAACTGAACGACCTGCTTGATAAAGCAATTCGGGATGAGGATTATGAAAAAGCTGCAGAGATTCGTGATGAAATTAATAAGCGAGAATAA
- a CDS encoding OmpA family protein, which produces MKLLQPFGVALAAFCMGGTPAMAQHISQKSFDQTINSPHDDRSPVLSQDGKTLFFVRASDPQNVGGKKDHGDIWTAKHQQNGSWSAPAPLSGAVNNDQVNEILGLSADGKTMFVNDAYRQDGRTGIAVSQLKNGQWGKPEAVKLPYFKNASTMISGCLSEDGRVLILSMDSFNSRGAEDLYVLFKGKNGFGDPKNLGSTINSRFQEITPYLASDNKTLYFASNGHGGAGSFDLFKAERLDDSFSNWSAPENLGTDFNTNGKESGFQLITGGKQALYVSTQDSNGYGDIKVFTFPEPQQLAEKQEIKVEENTITEAPLAAPIAKKPSVDTLQSGRRYLQIWVVDAQTNDFLKEGVELQAVFADSTAVIPMDFGQGSVPLPNAQKLKEWKVKAKGYWGEEREINLPVTELAEAYRFKLEPLKVGANIRLSNILFKRGTAERLVAGDQELNKVVAFLKENPSMVIEVSGHTDNRGNSDANRKLSLSRAENVRDYLIEQGIKKNRVKAKGYGSTKPIASNLKEATRKLNRRVEFTILSE; this is translated from the coding sequence ATGAAACTTTTACAGCCCTTTGGTGTGGCATTGGCCGCTTTTTGTATGGGGGGAACCCCTGCAATGGCTCAGCACATCAGTCAAAAAAGCTTTGACCAGACGATCAACAGCCCACATGATGATCGTTCCCCTGTGTTGTCGCAGGATGGTAAAACATTATTTTTCGTTCGTGCTTCCGACCCTCAGAATGTTGGTGGAAAGAAGGACCATGGTGATATTTGGACTGCCAAACATCAGCAAAATGGCAGTTGGAGTGCGCCTGCTCCTTTGAGTGGAGCGGTGAACAATGATCAGGTCAATGAGATTCTTGGTCTTTCTGCGGATGGAAAAACGATGTTCGTTAATGATGCCTATCGCCAGGATGGAAGAACGGGCATTGCGGTGAGCCAGCTGAAGAATGGCCAGTGGGGTAAACCTGAAGCAGTGAAATTGCCTTATTTCAAAAATGCTTCGACCATGATTTCAGGCTGCCTGTCGGAAGATGGACGGGTTTTGATTTTGTCGATGGACTCCTTCAACAGTCGTGGGGCAGAAGATTTGTATGTCCTTTTTAAAGGGAAAAATGGTTTTGGAGACCCCAAAAACCTTGGCTCTACCATTAATAGCCGCTTTCAGGAAATCACCCCTTATCTCGCTTCAGATAATAAAACATTATATTTCGCCTCCAACGGACATGGTGGAGCGGGGAGTTTTGATCTGTTCAAAGCGGAACGCCTTGACGATTCCTTTTCAAATTGGTCGGCACCAGAAAATCTTGGTACGGATTTCAATACCAATGGAAAAGAGAGCGGTTTTCAGTTAATCACAGGTGGGAAGCAGGCGCTATATGTTTCCACACAGGACTCCAATGGTTATGGCGATATCAAGGTGTTTACTTTTCCAGAGCCTCAGCAGCTTGCTGAAAAGCAGGAAATCAAAGTGGAGGAAAATACCATTACGGAGGCTCCTTTGGCAGCGCCAATCGCTAAAAAACCTTCGGTGGATACCCTGCAAAGCGGTCGTCGTTATTTGCAGATTTGGGTGGTGGACGCCCAAACCAATGACTTCCTGAAGGAAGGAGTGGAGCTTCAGGCTGTTTTTGCGGACTCTACCGCAGTTATCCCGATGGACTTTGGACAGGGATCGGTTCCATTGCCAAACGCACAAAAGCTGAAAGAGTGGAAGGTGAAAGCCAAGGGCTATTGGGGCGAAGAGCGGGAAATTAATCTGCCCGTTACTGAACTTGCCGAAGCTTACCGCTTTAAACTTGAACCGCTGAAAGTGGGGGCTAATATCCGCCTGAGTAATATTCTCTTTAAAAGAGGAACAGCAGAGCGATTGGTGGCAGGTGATCAGGAGCTGAATAAAGTGGTGGCGTTTTTGAAAGAAAACCCATCGATGGTGATTGAAGTTTCTGGTCATACCGACAACCGTGGGAATTCAGACGCCAACCGCAAGCTCTCTCTTAGTAGAGCGGAGAATGTCCGTGATTACCTGATTGAACAAGGCATTAAAAAGAACAGGGTGAAGGCTAAAGGTTATGGCAGTACCAAACCAATAGCCTCGAACCTTAAAGAGGCCACCCGAAAATTGAATCGCCGTGTAGAATTTACCATTCTTTCAGAATAA
- a CDS encoding DUF7255 family protein: MMDRVSKVFYQWMEQELLFRPEQLHLTEALLRKWKVYDQLEAIYLELGGQSKRIFIPKNITVWTANRRAVLIDSPLDYNRYRLQTFRADWYAEKMPEMDVKALGRFCRNKEKECLKMGIGPNLWTSKVAEDYFGKPEAPGDFFENGAPAWRLRAWNSLMTDVACHGFFYNLQRVSIYKTIMHQGKLRPLQELLLAGKPEDAEKVGKIVLAGWK; this comes from the coding sequence ATGATGGATCGGGTTTCAAAAGTTTTTTATCAGTGGATGGAGCAAGAATTGTTGTTCCGCCCTGAACAGTTACACCTGACAGAAGCCCTGTTGCGGAAATGGAAGGTCTATGATCAGCTTGAAGCGATTTATCTTGAACTCGGTGGGCAGTCTAAGCGGATTTTTATCCCTAAAAACATTACGGTGTGGACCGCCAACCGACGAGCGGTACTGATTGACAGCCCGCTGGATTATAACCGGTATCGTCTGCAAACTTTTCGTGCAGACTGGTATGCGGAAAAAATGCCAGAAATGGATGTGAAGGCGCTGGGGCGTTTTTGTAGAAATAAAGAAAAAGAATGCCTGAAGATGGGGATTGGTCCAAACTTATGGACCAGTAAGGTTGCCGAGGATTATTTCGGGAAGCCCGAGGCCCCTGGCGATTTCTTTGAAAATGGTGCTCCAGCCTGGCGGTTGCGTGCCTGGAATTCCCTGATGACCGATGTGGCTTGTCATGGTTTTTTCTACAACTTGCAACGGGTGAGCATCTACAAAACCATTATGCACCAGGGGAAATTACGGCCTTTGCAGGAGCTGCTTCTTGCGGGCAAGCCCGAAGATGCGGAGAAAGTAGGTAAGATTGTCCTTGCAGGCTGGAAATAA
- a CDS encoding tetratricopeptide repeat protein — MSFDRIQQLLAFKQEEPNDPFLWYSLALEYQKTDLALAEEHFVHLLKNHPDYVATYYHLAKLWVKMEKIDDAKAVYEKGMEVAQKVHDQHSFKELKSAYDIFLFEEYDD, encoded by the coding sequence ATGAGTTTCGATCGCATACAGCAATTACTTGCATTCAAGCAAGAAGAACCCAACGACCCTTTCCTTTGGTACAGCCTTGCGCTTGAATACCAAAAAACAGATTTGGCACTGGCTGAAGAGCACTTTGTGCATCTGCTTAAAAACCACCCAGATTATGTGGCTACCTATTATCATTTGGCGAAATTATGGGTAAAAATGGAAAAAATTGACGACGCCAAAGCAGTTTACGAAAAAGGAATGGAAGTGGCTCAAAAAGTCCATGACCAACACAGTTTCAAAGAGTTAAAGAGCGCCTATGACATATTCCTTTTCGAAGAATACGACGATTGA
- a CDS encoding electron transfer flavoprotein subunit beta/FixA family protein, with translation MKILVCITHVPDTTAKIAFTDSNTKFDESGVQFIIGPYDDYALARAVELKAAHNGTVTVLNVGLANTEPTIRKALAIGADDAIRVNAAPTDSFFVASQIAAVAKDGNYDLILMGRESIDFNSGVVHALVGELLGLVSVSPVMKLEVKDGVAIMDREIEGGKQSVEIPLPFVAGCQEPIAEWKIPNMRGIMTARTKPLQVVEPVGAEEQVKLDQYSLPEAKGAVKIVQQDQIDDLVKMLQNEAKVL, from the coding sequence ATGAAAATCCTTGTATGTATCACACATGTTCCTGACACGACGGCAAAGATTGCTTTTACTGACAGCAATACCAAATTTGATGAGTCAGGAGTTCAGTTCATCATCGGACCTTATGATGATTATGCGCTTGCAAGAGCAGTAGAGTTGAAAGCAGCACACAATGGAACCGTAACGGTACTGAATGTTGGTCTTGCCAATACGGAACCCACTATACGGAAAGCATTGGCGATCGGCGCTGACGATGCCATCCGTGTAAATGCAGCGCCTACCGATTCCTTTTTTGTGGCTTCGCAAATTGCTGCGGTAGCCAAAGATGGAAATTATGATTTAATCTTGATGGGCCGGGAGTCCATTGATTTTAACAGTGGCGTTGTTCACGCGCTTGTTGGCGAGTTGCTTGGACTGGTGAGTGTTTCCCCTGTTATGAAACTGGAGGTAAAAGACGGTGTGGCGATTATGGATCGTGAAATCGAAGGAGGTAAACAATCGGTTGAGATTCCATTGCCGTTTGTGGCAGGTTGTCAGGAGCCAATTGCAGAATGGAAAATCCCGAATATGCGTGGCATCATGACTGCCCGCACAAAACCTTTGCAGGTAGTAGAGCCTGTGGGTGCTGAGGAACAGGTAAAGCTTGATCAGTACAGCTTGCCTGAAGCAAAAGGAGCGGTGAAAATTGTGCAGCAGGATCAGATTGATGATTTGGTAAAAATGCTGCAAAACGAAGCCAAAGTACTTTAA
- a CDS encoding electron transfer flavoprotein subunit alpha/FixB family protein gives MSILVFIETDNGNVKKSSLEAVSYAHAIAAQNQGTVTALVLGKVEESQLGALGMAGASKILHADDTALDTPSIMAYASATAKIFNDTNSDLLILAQSALATPAGARTAVKVGAAMVSNVIEVPEVSGDSFKVKRGIFTGKAFETLTVTAPKKVLVVKKNAVEMKTDGGDATVEKVSVDISEGDFKLKVLETHKQEGDVLLPEAEIVVSGGRGLKGPENWGIIEELAGTLGAATGCSKPVSDMDWRPHHEHVGQTGIKVSPNLYIAVGISGAIQHLAGVNSSKCIVVINKDPEAPFFKAADYGVVGDAFEVLPKLTEAIKAVKS, from the coding sequence ATGTCTATATTAGTATTTATTGAAACAGATAACGGCAACGTAAAGAAAAGTTCTTTGGAAGCCGTAAGTTATGCCCACGCGATTGCCGCTCAGAATCAGGGAACCGTAACAGCCCTTGTACTGGGGAAAGTGGAGGAATCTCAGCTCGGTGCACTCGGAATGGCAGGAGCATCAAAAATCTTACATGCTGATGATACCGCTCTGGATACGCCTTCGATTATGGCATACGCCTCTGCGACGGCCAAAATTTTCAACGATACCAACAGTGATCTCTTGATTTTGGCACAATCGGCGCTTGCAACACCTGCAGGGGCCCGTACAGCGGTAAAAGTTGGCGCTGCGATGGTTTCCAATGTAATTGAAGTGCCTGAGGTGTCTGGCGATAGTTTCAAGGTGAAGCGCGGTATTTTTACGGGTAAAGCTTTTGAAACACTGACGGTTACAGCGCCGAAGAAGGTGCTTGTAGTTAAGAAGAATGCTGTTGAAATGAAAACCGATGGCGGTGATGCTACGGTTGAAAAAGTGTCGGTGGATATTTCCGAAGGAGATTTCAAACTTAAAGTTCTCGAAACACACAAACAGGAGGGTGATGTGCTTTTGCCTGAAGCTGAGATTGTTGTTAGTGGTGGCCGTGGACTGAAAGGCCCAGAGAATTGGGGAATTATTGAAGAGCTTGCAGGAACTCTCGGCGCAGCAACAGGTTGCTCGAAACCCGTTTCCGACATGGATTGGCGCCCACATCATGAGCATGTTGGACAAACTGGGATAAAAGTAAGTCCTAATTTGTACATTGCTGTTGGTATTTCGGGTGCAATTCAGCATCTTGCAGGGGTAAACTCATCAAAATGTATTGTTGTGATCAACAAAGACCCTGAAGCGCCTTTCTTTAAAGCTGCCGATTACGGTGTTGTTGGTGACGCATTTGAAGTACTGCCGAAGCTTACTGAAGCAATTAAGGCGGTGAAAAGCTAA